A region from the Rhodamnia argentea isolate NSW1041297 chromosome 7, ASM2092103v1, whole genome shotgun sequence genome encodes:
- the LOC115730678 gene encoding glutathionyl-hydroquinone reductase YqjG, whose protein sequence is MSSSSCSSWCSSSSSASSPISASPAPFPSTSKFKPILTIAPHATTTTIPKMSLKPRDFHNPAPQPPSSSSSSILTALSALLFGPSLPPGLLVSSVRSAWTAAWRVMMSQLAPSDPSGRYARPASRFRLAGPVAPRPGGLHLYVGLPCPWAHRALVVRALKGLEEAVPVSVASPGADGSWEFRDPPGPGPERGDLVPGRDKANKRRNLREVYGLRRGGYSGRCTVPMLWDVDRSDVACNESYDIIKVFNSGLNGLARNPEVDLSPPELEEEIEEWNRVIYPGVNNGVYRCGFAQSQEAYDAAVDELFGTLDRLEDRLSRSRYLCGSGLTLADVCLFTTLVRFDLVYNVLFKCTKKKLVEYPNLHGYMRDIYQVPKVAATCDFDAIMDGYYRFLFPLNPGNIKPAMPAAFAHNALFEPHDRERLSSQSRGTLVNT, encoded by the exons atgtcctcctcctcctgctcctcctggtgttcatcatcatcgtcagcTTCTTCACCGATCTCCGCCTCCCCAGCGCCCTTCCCATCCACCTCCAAATTCAAGCCCATCCTCACAATCGCACCCCATGCCACCACAACCACCATCCCCAAAATGTCCCTCAAACCTCGCGACTTTCACAATCCTGCCCCCCAACCtccctcctcctcatcctcctccatcCTCACCGCCTTGTCCGCCCTCCTGTTCGGCCCCTCTCTCCCCCCGGGCCTCCTCGTCTCCTCCGTCCGCTCCGCTTGGACCGCCGCCTGGCGCGTCATGATGTCGCAGCTCGCCCCCTCCGACCCCTCCGGCCGCTACGCCCGCCCCGCCTCCCGCTTCCGTCTCGCCGGCCCCGTCGCCCCGAGGCCCGGCGGCCTCCACCTCTACGTGGGCCTTCCCTGCCCGTGGGCCCACCGGGCGCTCGTCGTCCGGGCTCTCAAGGGCCTCGAGGAGGCCGTGCCAGTGTCCGTAGCGTCCCCGGGCGCGGACGGCTCGTGGGAGTTCCGGGACCCGCCCGGCCCCGGCCCCGAAAGGGGCGACCTGGTCCCGGGGCGGGACAAGGCCAACAAGCGCCGGAACCTGAGGGAGGTGTACGGGCTGAGGAGGGGAGGGTACAGCGGGCGTTGCACGGTGCCGATGCTGTGGGATGTGGATCGGAGCGACGTGGCTTGCAATGAGAGTTACGACATCATCAAGGTGTTCAATTCAGGCCTGAACGGGCTGGCCCGAAACCCGGAGGTGGACCTCTCGCCGCCCGAATTGGAGGAAGAGATTGAGGAGTGGAACCGGGTGATCTATCCCGGCGTCAACAACGGAGTGTACAG GTGCGGATTTGCTCAGAGCCAAGAGGCCTACGACGCGGCAGTGGACGAGTTATTCGGCACCCTGGACAGATTGGAGGATCGGTTGAGCCGGTCGCGGTACCTGTGCGGCAGTGGGCTGACCCTGGCGGACGTGTGCCTGTTCACGACCTTGGTTCGGTTCGATCTCGTGTACAATGTCCTCTTCAAGTGCACAAAGAAGAAGCTGGTGGAGTATCCCAACCTTCATGGGTACATGCGCGACATTTATCAG GTGCCGAAGGTGGCGGCGACTTGCGATTTCGACGCGATCATGGATGGTTACTAcagatttctttttcctctaaaCCCGGGCAATATCAAGCCAGCCATGCCTGCGGCTTTCGCGCACAATGCTTTATTCGAGCCCCACGACAGGGAAAGATTGTCATCACAAAGTAGAGGGACTTTGGTTAACACGTAA